From the Piliocolobus tephrosceles isolate RC106 chromosome 14, ASM277652v3, whole genome shotgun sequence genome, the window TAAGGGGAAGGTGTTCCGTGAGCCTCTGTTTCTTGATCTTCCCAAATCTGTGGATTGGAGAAAGAAAGGCTACGTGACGCCAGTGAAGAATCAGGTGAGACAGCGTCAGATTCAGACCTCCCGTCTCCACAGGAAAGCCAAGAAGGAATTGGTGTCATTGCTGTGGTAGATGGTGGCACAACACATGATGatgggtttttttgtattttggtttttggtgtgtttttttttttttttttttttttttgagacagagttttgctcttgttgcccaggctggattgcaatggcgtgatctcggctcactgcaacctctgcctcctgggttcaagcaattctgcctctgcctcctgagtagctgggattacaagtgctcaccaccactcccggctaatttttgtgtatttttagtagagacagggtttcaccatgttggccaggctggtcccaaactgctctcctcaagtgatccgcccgcctcggcctcccaaagtgtgatgggttttttggtttttggttttttttaaagaatattcagATAATTCAAATATATGGGCTACTGTATTTATATTGGTCTTGTAAATTGacagctttttttccccctttttagaAACAGTGTGGTTCTTGTTGGGCTTTTAGTGCGACCGGTGCTCTTGAGGGACAGATGTTCCGGAAAACTGGGAAGCTTGTCTCACTGAGCGAGCAGAATCTGGTGGACTGTTCGCGTCCTCAAGGCAATCAGGGCTGCAATGGTGGCTTCATGAATAGCGCCTTCCGGTATGTCAAGGAGAACGGAGGCCTGGACTCTGAGGAATCCTATCCATATGTAGCAATGGTAAATGGAGCTCCTTGTCATTCATGCTCAGCTTTTGGAAGGTGAAACCCTTTCAGAGATAACAGATACTTTTTTCAGAATTCACACTTTATATGGTAGAATCTACATCTGCAAACTGTGAGTATTGTCATGATAAATTATTAGCctttggccaggtatggtgaatcacgcctgtaatcccagcactttgggaggccgagatgggcgaatcacgaggtcaggagattgagacaactctggctaacatggtgaaaccccatctctacttaaagatacaaaaaaaaattagccgggcctggtggtgggcgcctgtagtcccagctactcaggagactgaggcaggagaatggcgtgaacccgggaggtggagcttgcggtgagccaagcttgcaccactgcactccagcctcggcagcagagcgagactccgtctcaaaaacaaaaaaaaaattactagccTTTGCACAGTTCTCCGATTAGATGGTCAACAGCTAATGGTTAACATATAAGTAACATTAGATGGTAACACATAGCTGTTCTTGCTTCTGCATAACATGGAGAATAAGCAAACCATTCTACATATAATAGAACTTGATCCATTGTGAAAATTTTTTATGGACAGATTGACATAGGGGTTCTCATTGAAGAAAtgactaatttttcatttttaaatcaatgatAGCATTTTATTTCATGGGGCGATTTATGAGGGTGTGAATTTGGAAATCCTAGGTTGCAAATTGCTGAGTGTTTTGGTTCTAGAACTAATGTTCCTCAGGTGGTAGATGGTAGTGATCTCCCCCTTTAACTTTAAAAGGATGGAATCTGTAAGTACAGACCTGAGAATTCTGTTGCTAATGACACCGGCTTCAAGGTGGTCCCAGCTGGAAAGGAGAAGGCCCTGATGAAAGCAGTGGCAACTGTGGGGCCCATCTCTGTTGCTATGGATGCAGGCCATTCGTCCTTCCAGTTCTACAAATCAGGTAAGTgtcattttattatagaaattcaGGCAGAATTGGGAAACATCACCATGATTGATTCTTTGATATGAAGTCCTGCTTTGCAGGAATGGAGTATTTTGAGAGTGCATTTAACATGGTGATATTTGCATTTGCCATGAGAAAATGCTTAGTTATGTTAAActtctcataaatatttttaaatggctatgTAATTGTATAGAGACAACCTAATTTTCCAAACTATTGTCCGGTTATTGGgtctttttttctcaaagttttttACTACTGTAATTAGTGAAAAACTGTAAAGAACCCAGAACCCccttcaagtttttgtttgtttattttcggGTTGTTTTAGACTGACATCCTAGGAGTAGAAAGGGATTATGCTAATTGGTATTTGGGCTCAGAGATAAGTATCTAAATTACCTTAGCTGTAAACAATAGGTTTtatcttttggattttctttttttttttaggtagaaaATATCTTTAACTTTGGTTGAAGTTAGTTGATTTCTAGTGAGTTGAGgttgacttttttcctttatcagccaTTACTGTTTTCTGGCCAGTATTGTTTGGGTCCTTATTTGGCATTTGTTTATGACATTTCTCTGAATTTAGAGATGCCTCCCTTATGGAGAGTGGTTGGGTGGGTTACTGTCACATGTCACTTGGAGCTTCTCAGCCCAGCATTGATTTTACTCTCCCAGGCATTTATTTTGAACCAGACTGCAGCAGCGAAAACCTGGATCATGGTGTTCTGGTGGTTGGCTACGGCTTTGAAGGAGCAAATTCAAATAACAACAAGTATTGGCTCGTCAAAAACAGGTATAAAACTCAAAATTGAAAaggtaatttttgtttcaaatcaGTATTTGGATACAAGTTCACAAAAGCTCAATTTTGAAATTCCAGAAGTCTTTCTTCTACTTAGAGTGAACACAGAAATAACTAAGGTTTGATTAGAAGATTCCGTACCAAGCTTTTTGGAGTTACTGTTatgtatttgtaatattttattgctaagttttgaaaatttttaaatcctgAAACACATTAGGCCCCAAGGGTTTCAGACGAAGGATTGTGGACCTGTAGGTTTGAGAGCTGATtgcttttttctgtctctaattTTTCCAACAAGGAACAGTAAGCAGAAACATCTGCCTTTGCTGGTTCTTTGTTGAGTCTAAAAGATCATCTGGGAGTCCAGTGGTCTGTGTGCGTCCTTCTGTTGTCATTGGATGCCTTGTCATCGAATTTCACTCCGTAGTTCTCAGGCTTTGAAGGTTGTCAGAATCCATTTTTCTCACAATTAGCATTCTTTAATTGAGATGTGATATAAGGTAGCATGTGGAGACACACTGCTGCAGTGGAATTCCAGTTCTGCCTCAGTATTCTTAAAAAGTGAAGGACCCACAAGAATCAatacattcattaattcattcattcatttattttttgagacagagtctcactctgtcacccaggctggagtgcagtggcgcaatctcagctcactgcaacctccacctcctgggttcaagtgattctcctgcctcagcctcccaagtagctgggactacaagggtgtgctaccatacccagctaactttttttgtattttttagtagagacagggtttcaccatgtaggccaggctgctgtcgaactcctgacctcatgtgatccgcctgcctcggcctcccaaagcactgggattacagacatgagccaccatgcccagccaattttattttattttgagatggaatcttgctctgtcactcaggcaagAGTACAGTGgttcagtctcggctcactgcagcctccacctcccaggttcaagtgattctcctgcctcagacttccaagtagctggggctacaggcatgcgccaccacatctggctaatttttgtgggggtttttttgtttgtttgttttttcttttgagatggagttttgctcttcttgcccaggctgaagtgcagtggtacagtcttggctcactggaacctctgtctcctgggttcaaatgatgattctcctgcctcagcctcccaagtagctgggattacacgcccagttaactttttttttttaagttaatagagacggggtttcaccatgttgatcaagctggtctcgaactcctgaaacctcaggtgatccacccacgtcagcctcccaaagtgctgggattacaggcgtgagccaccgcgcccggccttcagaCATTTATAAATGGATATTAacagcacttagaatagtgcctgacacatggaaAGCACTGTTTAAgtagtagctattattattaatggaGCCAATTTTCCCTTGATTCTTTGTATAAAACGGAAAACCTGCTCCTCTTTCAGCTGGGGTCCAGAATGGGGCTCGAATGGCTATGTAAAAATAGCCAAAGACAAGAACAACCACTGTGGAATCGCCACAGCAGCCAGCTACCCCACTGTGTGAGCTGATGGATGGTGAGGAGGAAGGACTTAAGGACAGCTTGTCTGGGGGAATTTTATCTTGAAACTGACCAAATGCTTATTGTGTAAGATAAACCACTTGAATCATTGAGGAtccaagttgagatttgaattcTGTGACATTTTTACGAGGGTAAAATGTTACCAGTATTTTAATTACTGTTACACACAGCTTTATGATATCAAAGACTCATTGCTCAATTCTAAGacttttgaattttcattttttaaaaagatgtacaaaacagtttaaaataaactttaattcgTATATAAAGGggggccttttctttttttaatgcattgACGTTTTGTGTAGTCAGGAAATATAATCGAGCTCTGAAATAATAGCTTCATGTGCCAGTGGTATATTAGGAGAAAGATGCTAGCAGAAAGCTGACTTTCTGGCTCTTCTagttataaaaatacagatttttatcaGCTACCCAGTTACCGTGTGTTACCCAACTCCTGAATCTACCACAATTTGATAAACAATTTGGAAGGACaaacctaaattttttttttttttttttttttatgagacgaagtctcacactgtcgcctaggctggagtgcagtggcatgatctcagctcactacaacctctacctccccggtttaagcaattctctgcctcaggctccccagtagctgggattgcaggcacgtgccaccacacctggtgtatttttagtagagacagagtttcaccatcttggccaggctggtcttgaactcctaacctcgtgatccacccgcctcagcctcccaaagtgttgggattacaagtgtgagctactgcgcccggcctctaaatTGTTTTAGTAAAGAAGAAAgcagttgactttttaaaaaagtgaataggCACAGATTCGTAGGTTTTCTATAGTAGAAAaaccttcctcttcttcctttgacACATAACCTCAAGATGGTTAGGTCATGTGATAAAAAGTGAAGCTGCTTTTTACTGGAGCCTCTCTCTGAATTGCCGGTGACCACTTTGCAGTCTGAGGAAGACTCAGGTGCAAGTAGGTTACCAaggctattttgttttctttccaagtCTCTGGTGACATATTCCCCCTAGCTCTTCTAGAAAAGCTTATTTGTTAACTAGTGtgagcaaaaataaatgtaatggtGTGGTTAACAAATCTGAGGCATTTGGCAGTAGCTGGAGAAATGTGTTCAAGGTCCGCAAGAGATCAGGCTGGGCTACAAAAAGAGGCCTCTGGCCAAAGATGGATAAGAGATCACAAGTGAAAGGTCGGAAGTCACTAGGCCAGACTCTGGCTACCTAGTccctgaattaaaaataaaagagggggaaaaaaggctAAGAATATAGTTACCCAGgtagtaaatacaaataaaacaatatctTTGCATATTTGAAATACTGGAAGAAAGTACACCAAACCTGTGGGTGAATTATGGGTAATTAACTTGTTTAGTGGaaagcatgtatttttataagcaGGAAAAAGTAGTGAAGATATACCCACATTCTGCAGGCTAATAAAAAGCCCATGTTTTccagtcaaataaaaaaaatgcagggGATGAGCTGGTGAAATTTAATTGAGAGGTGATCCATTGTGAATGCAGTGGGAGGGAAGGGGGATGTGGGGCTGTGTATCCCGAAAAGCCTTCGATAGGCCTTGTCCACAGCTGTCTCTGGAAAATCCAGTGTACCATATTCAGTCTTGAGTTTTTCTGAGAAAGGACTCCTTTGTCTTTGCAGCAGCAGGCTAAGTCAGTACTCTCCACAGATTCCCGCAACAACGACCCAAGGCTCTTAGGAAACATCTAGGCACTGAATTGAATGAAAGAGTGATGGctttttattcaaagaaaaaagtttccaaTCTGTCAAAACAGCAcccctcagaaaactaaaatagagatatttcaagattttataattttcaaagacctttgaaacattttaaacttgTGAAAAGTTACAAACCTGATGTGTTGTCTAAAAGCATTTTTCAAACAAGCCAGTAGACTTGAAAAATCTAGTCTGAAGCACAGACTTAACCAATATTTGCTGGGAACAGGCCCgtaaatctggccataaactggcccgcaaactggccataaacaaaatctctgcagcactgtgacatgtttgtGATGGCCGTGACGCCCAcactgaaggttgtgggtttactggaatgaggttaaggaacacctggcccacccaggggggaaaaccacttaaaggtgTTCCTAAGCCACAAACAGTAGCATGAGCGacctgtgccttaaggacatgctcctgtgaaggggtggcctgcccctccacacctgtgggcgtttctcgttaggtggaacgagagacttgagaaaagaaatgagacacagagacaaagtacagagaaagaaaaagtgggcccaggggaccggtgctcagcatacagaggacccgtgctggcactggtctctgagttccctagtatttattgataattatctttaccatcttaaagataagggagtggcaggataataggatcactGTAAGgagaaaatcagcagtaagacatatggataaagatctctgcgacatgaataagtttaaaggaaaatgctgtgccttgagatgcatatgcaaacatctccataaaccttttagcagcattgcgcCAACAAGTCCCACCTTttgccctaaggcggttttctcctgtctcagtaaacagagcatacaatcgggttttacaccgagatgttccattgcccagggacgggcaggagacatgcttttctctatctcaactgtcAACAACcaccaagaggccttctttcctcttgtactagtcctcctcagcacagacctttcacgggtgtcaggctgggggatgatcaggtctttcccttcccacgaggccatatttcagactatcacatggggagaaaccttggacaatacctacctttcctaggcagaggtccctgtgacctttggcagtgtacgtgtccctgggtacttgagattaagagaatggtgatgacttttaaccaacaagctgccttcaggcacttgtttaacaaagtacatcctgcacagcccaaaatccattaaaccttgagtcaccacagcacatgtctcttgcaaggacaaggttgggggtagggtcacagattaatagcatctcaaatacagaacaaaatggagcctcttctgcttctttctatatagacacagtaacaggctgatctttctttcctttcccacaCTCCTGCTGCAGGTAACTAGCCAGAGCCCGTGTCTGTTTTGATCCCTTTGTTTCCCGTAAGGAATACTTTTAattataatctatagaaacaatgcatatcactggcttgctgtcagcAAAtgtgtgggtaaatctctgttcggggctCTCAGCTGTGAAGGCTGTGagtcccctgatttcccactccatccgctaaatttgtgtgtgtgtgtctttaattcctctagcgccactgggttagggtctcccggATGGAGCTGGTCTCAGCAACTATTTCCTATACTGGAACATCTAAATTGTTTTCTTACTTGAGTTGCAAAGGAAGTAAGGAAGGGTGAGACAGAAATGATTGAGCATACTAAGAGGAAGGAGTTTGCTGATGTGGGAGTGTAGTTATGACACTGGGGCATCATCCTATAGGCCATGGACTCAGCAATTAGCAAACATCCACTCAGTCCTATGTGTGTTTCACGTTTGTGTTTTGCCTATGAAAGTTGAAACTGTTTTCTAAGTGTATTTCCCTTTTAAGTGATATAAAATTTctgaaaagcaaagaagaaacttctctattaaaaataacaggccgggcgcggtggctcaagcctgtaatcccagcactttgggaggccgagacgggcggatcacgaggtcaggagatcgagaccatcctggctaacacggtgaaaccccgtctctactaaaaaatacaaaaaactagccgggcgaggtggcgggcgcctgtagtcccagctactcgggaggctgaggaaggagaatggcgtgaacctgggaggcggagcttgcagtgagctgacatccggccactgcactccagcctgggagacagagcgagactccgtctcaaaaaaaaaataataaaataaaataataaaaaaaaataaaaataacaaacattagtaaatgtatatatacagtcttgtgttgcttaatgatggggatgcattctgagaaatgtgtcttgGGTGATTTCATCGTAACATGAACACCATAGAGTACActgacacaaacctagatggtagagcctattacacacctaggctatatggtacagcCTGTTGCTCCTAAGTTGTGCACCTGTGTAGCACATCACTGTGCTGAATAGTGTACACAGTTATAACActggtaagtatttgtatatctgaacagaaaaaagtacagtaaaaatataggaTCATATATGCAGTTAGTCACTGCACTCTCATATATGCAGTTAGTCACTGATCAAAACATCACGTAGCACATGACTTGTGTGTATGGATATCTCAATTGTAAACAATTTCACAAATGTTCACTATCTCTTTTTAAGTAAGTTAATAAGTAAAACTATTAATAAGCTGCAACATGTTCTTGTTCTGCAGTGTATTTATTCATTCggatacagttgatccttgaaccaCGCAGAGGTTGGGGCATCAACCCTTGTGCAGCCAAATACCTGCATATAACTTTAATTCCTCCAGAACTTTTCTGCTAATAACCTACTGTTCACTAGAAGCCTTGCCGATAACATAAACagccaattaacacatattttgtctatgtattataaaatactgTATACTTACAAcaagctaaagaaaaaatgtcattaagaaaatcatggccgggcacagtggctcacacttgtaatcccagcgctttgagaggccgaggcaggcagatcacgaggtcaggagatcgagaccatcctggctaacacggtgaaacgctgtctctactaaaaatacaaaaacaaaattagccgggcgtggtggtgggagcctgtagtcccggctgcttgggagactgaggcaggagaatggtgtgaacctgggaggcagagcttgcagtgagccaagatcacgccactgcactccagactaggcgacagagcgagactctgtctcaaaaaaaatcacaaggagccgggcgcggtggctcaagcctgtaatcccagcactttgggaggctgagacgggcggatcacaaggtcaggagatcgagaccatcctggctaacgcggtgaaaccccgactctactaaaaatacaaaaaactagccgggcgaggtggcgggcgtctgtagtcccagctactcgggaggctgaggcaggagaatggcgggaacccgggaggcggagcttgcagtgagctgagatctggccactgcactccagcctgggcaacagagcgagactctgtctcaaaaaaaaaaaaaaaaaaatcacaaggaagataaattatatttactaagtgaaagtggatcatcataaaggtctttatcGCTGTCGTCTTCACATTGAATAGGCTAAGGAGGAATAGGCTAAGAAGAAGCAGCGTTGGACTTGCTGtcttgggtggcagaggcagaagaaaatctgtcTATAAGTGGACCctcagttcaaacccatgttgttcaagagtcTACTATTTGTTGGGCTCCTATGCAatagtgctgtgctgggctctggggacGCAAGTATGAAGCAAATAGTCACACTCCTTCCCTTGGAGCTTACGTTCTTATGTTGCTGAGCCTATGCAtcacctccatccctgccaccatggccactttgttcatgaaccccagggtggctggggaaagaggctgactgGTGTCCAGAGAAAAGATCATTCCATTCACTCAGTTTTTAAagtcctcctctgctgaggtcaccctttTGTGAGAattcacatgggatacaaatatcttcacttttttttttttaacccattcagAGAGGTCTGTTCAGATATGCATTCCCCAGACCCCTTTATCACCAGTTTGCCAATCATGTTCATACAGCTCTGTGGCCACCCAGCCAAATCATTAACCATGGCCCGTGAAATGGTATCTAATCATACACCTGGATATTTCTTCTTCCAAGCAAAATGAACAACCAAGTACACTGCGGAAAGTTTTGTTTCCCTTCACCTCCGTTCTTCCAGGATGTCTCAGAAGCGTGCTGTGATACCGCAGCGTCCGCTGGTTGGTGCCTGGATGTTGTACAGAACCGTCTATAAATCAGGCCTAAGTTTTCTCTTCCTCACCCAGTTGATGTTAGGGAACTCTCTATGAGGCCACAGATGTGGGCTAGGAAAGAAAACGTGATGTAGCAGGAGTTAGGACCGTCAGTGTTCCGACCGCTTCTTCCTGTAACTTACCTTTAGGGCCTCCTCATGCCCCATCACGCATGCAGTCATCCCTTGATATCCCATGGAGGATTGGTTCCACAaccccctgcagataccaaaatccacagatgctcaagttcctCATATAAAATAGTGTAGTGTTTACATATAATCTACCACATCCTCCCTTATACTTTATCTCCAGATTCTTTATAATATCTAGAACATTGTGTTATGTAAGTAGTTGTTTTACTGCATGTTTtaagggaataatgacaagataAAGAAGCCTGTACATATTCAGCACAgactatcctttaaaaaaaaaaaaaaattgggccgggcgcagtggttcacgcctgtaatcccagcactttgggaggccgaagcgggcggaatcacaaggtcagagatcgagaccatcctggctcgcactgtgaaaccctgtctctcttgaaaatacaaaaaacattagccgggcatggtggcgggcgcctgtagttccagctactcggggaggctgaggcaggagaatggcgtgaacaagggaggcacagcttgcagtgagccgagatcgcgccactgcactccagcctgggcggcagagcaagactcaaaaaaaaaaaaaaaaaaaagaagtctatcCGAGGTTGATTGCATCCCACGCAGTTTGAACTGCAAGGGCTCACAGACGCAAAACCCACGGATAGAGAGGACCAACTGTATCCCACTTCATTTGATGCTGGAGTGCTGTTCTGCACGCCTAACTTTATGGCTTGGTGGGTCAGACAGTACCCAATGTGTGATGGAAAGCTCAGGTTGCAGGATAGCTAGGTGGCCCATGATTGAGCAGGCTCTGCTAAGGCCCAGGAGCAAGCCAAAACTgcttctcaaaaggagagtagtgaCCGGCGGAAGATGGCATGCTCCAGGGTCCGAGGGTCCACACTGATTTGCTGTAGAGGTCTGCCAGTGGCTTCAGATAGTGTCCCTGTCTGCCACTGACACTTCAAGCACCCTTGGCTCTCCTGGAACATAAAGCCCAAGTGggagagcagcttgcacagcagcctggacctgttgcagagcctgcTCTTATCCTGGGCTTAAAACTAGCAGCTTTGTGGGTAAATAGGTCAGAGAGTAACACACTCAGATGAGGAATATGTTGCCTCTAAAATTCAAAGAGGGACTAACGGGGTTAATGCCTCTTTTTTTGGTTGTACATGGAGCTAGATGCAACAACTTATTCTTCActttagaaggaatatctcaaccACTAGACTCCTAGAAATTTCACTGAAGTGAAAGGCCCTTGAATTTTTGTAGGATTTATTTTCCACCCTCTGACACACACATGTCTTAGTAATAAGTGTAGAATAGTTGCCACTTCTTACTGCTTCCAGTCAGCATTATGTCATCagtgtaatggaccagtgtgattgATATCTTATAGAAGGGAAAGGCAATTAAGATCCCTTCAGATTAAATTATGACACAGGGCTGGAGAGTTGGCACGCAcctgaggtaggacagtgaaGGTGTATTGCGGGCTTGCCGCCTGAAACCAAACTGTTTCTGGTGGTCTCTACTAACagacatcaggaaaaaaaaagtatctgccAGATCAATAAGTGCATACCAGGTATCAGGGGATGTATTCATTTACTCAAGCTATGAAACTACGTTTGGAACAGCAGCTGAAATTGATGTCCCCACCTGATTACGTTTCCAGTAATTTACTCTCATTCTCCAAGATCTATCTGTTTTCTTCACAGGCTAAATAGGGAAGTAGAATGTGAAAGTGATAAAAAGTACCA encodes:
- the CTSV gene encoding cathepsin L2 yields the protein MNLSLVLAAFCLGIASAVPKFDQNLDTKWYQWKATHRRLYGASEEGWRRAVWEKNMKMIELHNGEYSQGKHGFTMAMNAFGDMTNEEFRQVMGCFQNQKPSKGKVFREPLFLDLPKSVDWRKKGYVTPVKNQKQCGSCWAFSATGALEGQMFRKTGKLVSLSEQNLVDCSRPQGNQGCNGGFMNSAFRYVKENGGLDSEESYPYVAMDGICKYRPENSVANDTGFKVVPAGKEKALMKAVATVGPISVAMDAGHSSFQFYKSGIYFEPDCSSENLDHGVLVVGYGFEGANSNNNKYWLVKNSWGPEWGSNGYVKIAKDKNNHCGIATAASYPTV